Proteins found in one Thalassomonas actiniarum genomic segment:
- a CDS encoding peptidylprolyl isomerase, which translates to MPSISKKLLVWSTAALLLVNLGACSDKDQALKKADKLIASQQIDKSQDDWKTKLKQPEMMEFTQGKSYIWDLETNQGKLSIKLNPEVAPMHVSSTIYLTQLGFYDGLTFHRVIPGFMAQGGDPLGNGRGNPGYKYDGEFSDSVSHDKPGILSMANAGPGTDGSQFFITFKPTPFLDGKHTIFGEVIEGLDTTLTKLEKLGSRRGKPTEPLMINKASIRVL; encoded by the coding sequence ATGCCGAGTATCAGCAAAAAACTTCTTGTCTGGAGCACAGCGGCCCTGCTGCTGGTCAACCTGGGGGCATGTAGCGATAAAGATCAGGCGCTTAAAAAAGCCGATAAGTTAATCGCCAGCCAACAAATCGATAAAAGCCAGGATGACTGGAAAACCAAACTTAAGCAGCCGGAAATGATGGAGTTCACCCAGGGCAAGAGTTATATCTGGGATCTGGAAACCAACCAGGGCAAGTTATCCATTAAACTCAACCCCGAGGTGGCGCCTATGCATGTCAGCAGCACCATCTATTTAACCCAGCTGGGTTTTTACGACGGCTTAACCTTTCACCGGGTGATCCCCGGATTTATGGCACAAGGGGGCGATCCTTTAGGCAATGGCCGCGGTAACCCGGGTTATAAATACGACGGCGAATTCTCCGATAGCGTTTCCCATGACAAGCCGGGCATTTTAAGCATGGCCAACGCCGGGCCGGGTACCGACGGCAGCCAGTTTTTCATCACCTTTAAACCGACGCCTTTCCTTGACGGCAAGCACACAATTTTTGGTGAAGTGATCGAAGGCTTAGATACCACCTTGACCAAGCTGGAAAAATTAGGCAGTCGCCGCGGTAAACCTACCGAGCCGTTAATGATCAACAAGGCCAGTATCCGCGTACTGTAA